The proteins below are encoded in one region of Paenarthrobacter ilicis:
- a CDS encoding sulfite exporter TauE/SafE family protein has translation MEILSSILIFFAGLWAGTINAVVGSGTLVTFPVLIALGITPVVASMSNAMGLVAGNAAGAWGYRRELAGRGRQLMKLLPASLLGGITGAWLLLHLPETVFHYAAPVLLVVALLMVVFQPKLQAWVRAREQNPEHAVRDKSHGVLLVVLVFLAGVYGGYFVAAQGILLVGILGVFLAGTMQNANAMKNILVLGVNLVAAFSYLIFAFDRINWLVVLLIAVSSTIGGLVGAKVGRKLSPTILRSVIFVLGIVALGFMIANLMK, from the coding sequence ATGGAGATTCTTAGCAGCATCCTGATCTTTTTTGCCGGCTTGTGGGCCGGCACCATCAATGCCGTGGTGGGTTCCGGCACCCTGGTGACCTTCCCGGTACTCATCGCCCTGGGCATCACCCCGGTGGTGGCCTCCATGAGCAACGCGATGGGCCTGGTGGCCGGCAACGCTGCCGGCGCGTGGGGCTACCGCCGTGAATTGGCTGGCCGCGGCAGGCAATTGATGAAACTGCTTCCGGCCTCATTGCTGGGCGGTATCACCGGTGCTTGGCTTCTACTTCACCTTCCGGAGACCGTCTTCCACTACGCCGCCCCGGTGTTGTTGGTGGTAGCCCTGCTGATGGTGGTCTTCCAACCAAAACTTCAAGCCTGGGTACGTGCCAGGGAACAAAACCCCGAGCACGCCGTCCGCGACAAGAGCCACGGGGTCCTCCTGGTGGTCCTGGTGTTTCTGGCCGGTGTTTATGGCGGCTACTTCGTGGCCGCCCAGGGCATCCTCCTGGTGGGCATCCTCGGTGTCTTCCTTGCGGGCACAATGCAGAACGCCAATGCAATGAAGAACATCCTGGTCCTGGGCGTCAACCTGGTGGCCGCATTTTCCTACCTGATTTTTGCCTTCGACAGGATCAACTGGCTGGTGGTCCTGCTGATCGCAGTGAGCTCCACGATTGGTGGGCTTGTTGGCGCCAAGGTGGGACGGAAGCTCTCGCCCACAATCCTCAGGTCAGTCATTTTTGTCCTCGGCATTGTTGCCTTGGGCTTCATGATCGCCAACCTGATGAAATAG
- a CDS encoding SURF1 family protein yields MYRFLFSSKWLGYFVLAVIFATACVFLGRWQMDRRAETLAEINRVVSNYSATPVPFAEVKEQFATLDPEKEWTQVQMRGTYDLDGQRVVRNRPLNGQPGYDVVVPFRLTTGEAVVIDRGWLPIGNNTPGRPDVIPAPPTGEVTVVARLKPAEPKLDRGAVDGQLASIDLASFATELPYGIATGAYAQLASENPAVQPMPTPFPKPATEEGTHLSYSLQWFAFGVLMFIGFGYAARQQARNAAIDAEDEENEVIIAAGGTPKPRAHAPRRNKRPTAEEEEDAILDAQGY; encoded by the coding sequence ATGTACCGTTTCCTCTTCTCCAGCAAGTGGCTGGGGTACTTTGTCCTGGCCGTGATCTTCGCCACCGCGTGCGTCTTCCTGGGGCGTTGGCAGATGGATCGACGCGCAGAGACGTTGGCTGAAATCAATCGTGTGGTCAGTAACTACTCGGCAACGCCTGTCCCTTTCGCGGAGGTCAAGGAGCAGTTCGCCACCCTGGATCCAGAAAAGGAATGGACGCAGGTCCAGATGCGGGGCACTTACGATTTGGACGGCCAGCGGGTTGTACGCAACCGTCCGCTGAACGGACAGCCGGGCTACGACGTCGTGGTTCCTTTCAGGCTGACCACCGGGGAAGCCGTGGTCATCGACCGCGGGTGGCTCCCCATCGGCAACAACACCCCCGGCCGGCCCGATGTGATTCCGGCACCGCCAACAGGCGAAGTAACCGTGGTGGCCCGGCTTAAGCCCGCGGAGCCCAAACTGGACCGGGGCGCCGTCGACGGTCAACTTGCCTCCATCGACCTGGCAAGTTTTGCTACGGAGCTGCCGTACGGGATCGCCACCGGAGCGTACGCCCAGCTCGCCAGCGAGAACCCCGCTGTCCAGCCAATGCCCACGCCGTTCCCCAAACCCGCCACCGAAGAAGGCACCCATCTGTCCTATTCGTTGCAGTGGTTCGCGTTCGGGGTGTTGATGTTCATCGGCTTCGGCTACGCTGCCAGGCAGCAGGCACGCAACGCTGCAATCGACGCCGAAGATGAAGAGAACGAAGTGATTATTGCCGCAGGAGGCACGCCGAAACCCCGCGCACATGCTCCGCGGCGGAACAAGCGGCCAACTGCTGAGGAAGAAGAAGACGCAATCCTGGATGCCCAAGGATACTAA
- a CDS encoding energy-coupling factor transporter transmembrane component T family protein has product MRGHGFLIANYIPGNSVIHRTPLMAKFLLVAACGAASFLIVEWAVSLIIFALMCGLFLLTGAGIRRLARAVWTVAPILLAIGLFQWWQLGGPTAARIVLNVLVCVVAASVLTATTPVQDLLDGVVWLAKPLRRFGADPERFALTIAVMLRSIPYIAGAFADVRDSARARGLERNPRALVLPVFISTVAYARQTGDALAARGLGEAEDTDGNS; this is encoded by the coding sequence ATGAGGGGCCACGGCTTCCTGATCGCCAATTACATTCCGGGAAACTCCGTCATCCACCGGACGCCCCTGATGGCTAAGTTCCTCCTGGTGGCAGCCTGCGGAGCCGCGTCCTTCCTGATCGTGGAGTGGGCAGTATCCCTGATCATCTTCGCTCTCATGTGTGGCCTGTTTTTGCTGACGGGGGCCGGTATCCGCCGGCTGGCCCGGGCTGTCTGGACGGTGGCGCCGATCTTGCTGGCAATCGGGCTGTTCCAGTGGTGGCAACTCGGCGGACCGACAGCGGCGCGCATTGTGTTGAACGTGCTGGTCTGTGTTGTTGCCGCCTCTGTGCTGACTGCCACCACGCCGGTACAGGATCTGTTGGATGGCGTGGTGTGGTTGGCCAAGCCATTGCGCCGCTTCGGTGCCGACCCCGAGCGGTTCGCCCTGACCATCGCCGTGATGCTCAGGAGCATTCCGTACATTGCAGGCGCCTTCGCCGATGTCCGTGACTCTGCGCGTGCCCGGGGCCTCGAACGTAACCCCAGGGCGCTGGTTCTCCCCGTGTTCATCAGCACCGTTGCGTACGCCCGGCAGACCGGTGACGCTTTGGCTGCCCGTGGCCTCGGGGAGGCCGAGGACACAGACGGCAACAGCTAG
- a CDS encoding TrmH family RNA methyltransferase produces the protein MTFHYLESASDPRVSDYTSLTDVHLRKLREPAEGMYIAESSRVLRRALAAGHRPRSFFLAEKWLEDLDDIFQLHPDVPVYIGKASLLEEITGFHLHRGAMAAMQRPAPLALGPLLDAARRVAVLEDIVDHTNVGAIFRSAAALGVDAVLVSPRCGDPLYRRSVRVSMGTVFQVPWARLESWPNDLQVLKDHGFRVAAMELTDDALDVDEVAGKRIPKLALVLGTEGAGMSPETLAAVDLAVKIPMRPGVDSLNVAAASAVAFWELRHRD, from the coding sequence GTGACCTTCCACTACCTTGAATCTGCCTCGGACCCACGCGTCAGCGACTACACCTCGCTGACGGACGTGCACCTTCGGAAACTCAGGGAACCGGCCGAGGGAATGTATATCGCTGAATCGTCCCGGGTTCTGCGGCGTGCATTGGCTGCCGGGCACCGGCCACGGTCATTCTTTCTGGCAGAAAAGTGGCTCGAAGACCTCGACGACATCTTCCAGCTCCATCCCGATGTTCCGGTCTACATCGGCAAGGCATCATTGCTGGAGGAGATCACGGGGTTCCATCTCCACCGGGGTGCAATGGCTGCCATGCAGCGGCCTGCCCCACTGGCCTTGGGGCCACTCCTTGACGCTGCCCGCCGGGTTGCCGTGCTCGAAGACATTGTGGACCACACCAACGTGGGAGCGATTTTCCGTTCAGCTGCTGCTCTGGGCGTAGACGCAGTACTTGTTTCCCCCCGGTGCGGCGACCCGCTTTACCGGCGCAGCGTACGGGTCAGCATGGGCACGGTTTTCCAGGTCCCCTGGGCGAGGCTGGAAAGCTGGCCCAACGATCTCCAGGTGTTGAAGGACCATGGATTCCGGGTGGCTGCCATGGAGCTGACGGATGACGCCCTGGATGTTGATGAGGTGGCCGGCAAGCGCATTCCCAAACTTGCCTTGGTGCTTGGTACCGAAGGTGCCGGGATGAGCCCCGAGACGCTGGCCGCCGTCGACCTTGCCGTCAAGATCCCCATGCGGCCTGGAGTGGACAGCCTGAATGTTGCTGCAGCATCTGCCGTGGCCTTTTGGGAACTGCGCCACCGCGATTAA
- a CDS encoding biotin transporter BioY, which produces MQSNSVTDPHSTVQRHRWTATDIGLIAVFAALVAASAIVPGVPVGALGVPITLVTLTVMLSGLVLGAGRAFAAVGLYVLLGLAGLPIFSGGRSGLGILATASAGYIIAFPLAAAATGYLASVVIRKTVRQRGLWLFASAMVSSVVIIHGLGILGMMINGKLDFSKAFLADLPFYPGDIIKNVLAVIIALAIHKAFPDVLVRRAK; this is translated from the coding sequence ATGCAGAGCAATTCCGTCACCGATCCACACAGCACAGTCCAACGGCATCGGTGGACTGCCACGGACATCGGGCTCATCGCGGTCTTCGCAGCACTGGTAGCGGCATCGGCCATTGTCCCCGGCGTTCCCGTGGGAGCCCTCGGAGTCCCCATTACGCTGGTGACCCTCACCGTCATGCTCAGCGGACTGGTTCTGGGCGCCGGGCGCGCATTTGCCGCCGTCGGATTGTATGTCCTGCTCGGACTGGCGGGGCTGCCGATCTTCAGCGGCGGCCGCAGCGGCCTGGGCATCCTGGCAACAGCATCCGCCGGATATATCATTGCTTTCCCCCTGGCAGCGGCCGCCACGGGCTATTTGGCAAGCGTCGTCATTCGGAAGACTGTCCGTCAGCGGGGACTCTGGCTGTTCGCATCGGCCATGGTCAGCAGCGTTGTGATCATCCACGGGCTGGGCATCCTGGGGATGATGATCAACGGCAAGCTGGATTTCAGCAAGGCTTTCCTGGCGGACCTGCCCTTCTATCCGGGAGACATTATCAAGAATGTGCTTGCCGTCATCATCGCGCTGGCTATCCACAAAGCATTCCCGGATGTGTTGGTAAGGCGTGCCAAGTAA
- a CDS encoding SDR family oxidoreductase, with the protein MGKLDNKTAIVTGSSRGIGAEVAKILAGDGAAVVVNYRQKAPRANKVVADIQAAGGRAAAVGADLTTDEGVHALASKAMEEFGSLDVLVLNASGGMESGMEEGYALKLNRDAQVNMLNAAVPLMPEGSRVVFVTSHQAHFVETVPTMPEYEPVAKSKRAGEDALRDLLPHLADKGISLVVVSGDMIEGTVTATLLDRSNPGAIEARRAEAGKLYSVEEFAAEVAAMVTADVPSGHTEYVGGSDYFKKSE; encoded by the coding sequence ATGGGAAAGCTGGATAACAAGACCGCGATCGTCACGGGGTCATCCCGCGGTATCGGCGCCGAAGTTGCCAAGATCCTCGCCGGCGACGGTGCAGCCGTCGTCGTGAACTACCGCCAGAAGGCGCCGCGCGCCAACAAGGTTGTTGCCGATATCCAGGCAGCAGGTGGACGCGCTGCTGCTGTGGGTGCGGATCTCACCACCGATGAGGGTGTGCACGCTTTGGCCAGCAAAGCCATGGAGGAATTTGGCTCCCTTGATGTCCTGGTTCTTAACGCCTCCGGCGGCATGGAGTCCGGCATGGAAGAGGGCTATGCCCTCAAGCTGAACCGTGATGCCCAGGTCAACATGCTCAATGCTGCTGTTCCCTTGATGCCGGAAGGTTCACGGGTTGTCTTCGTCACCAGCCACCAGGCCCACTTTGTGGAGACAGTCCCCACCATGCCTGAGTATGAGCCCGTGGCCAAGAGCAAGCGTGCCGGTGAAGACGCGCTCCGGGACCTGTTGCCGCATTTGGCGGACAAGGGGATCTCCTTGGTGGTGGTCTCCGGCGACATGATCGAGGGCACGGTCACGGCAACGCTGCTGGATCGCTCCAACCCGGGCGCCATCGAGGCCCGCCGCGCCGAGGCAGGAAAGCTCTACTCGGTGGAGGAGTTCGCCGCCGAGGTGGCCGCCATGGTGACGGCTGACGTCCCCTCCGGCCACACGGAATACGTCGGTGGGTCCGACTACTTCAAGAAGTCCGAATAG
- a CDS encoding sugar ABC transporter ATP-binding protein, which yields MDLLLDADDIHASYDQRHILKGVTFSLNRGEILGLIGTNGAGKSTLMGVLAGAQTHHGGRITLAGEKYSPDSPEAARACGVGLIPQNFRLDPRLTVAEAIFRDTFQAGKPHTALRDQAAALIQHAGVEVDPDAKVGTLIRAHQALVEILRMIAEEAQLVIMDEVAASLPDHEVAILHRVLRMLTAQGRGIIYITHRLDEIRSIANRIAVLRNGKVHRILEAGTTDVDELAFLLLQQKLDPVERPRDNATGQEALRVTNLGVGNAVRGVSFAVSKGELFGLAGTHHSGVYQLVEALAGIRPSTSGSFHVQGQPATLRSVQDASRLKIGFLSDDDLLDEHLSITEGIQAAGHPTGTSLHDEISRLREVVDVVRRMRINTTNIHGSLDTLSGGDRQKVHLAKWMSAGCDVLILSHPSRGIDIGAREVVYRMLKELSQLGVAIILLSADLSELVGWCHRIGVMRDGGMVTIEANENTNEDVLVHHMLGRKFETEASDARRLKA from the coding sequence ATGGACCTTTTACTGGATGCTGATGACATTCATGCTTCCTATGATCAGCGGCACATCCTCAAAGGAGTCACCTTTTCTTTGAACCGTGGGGAGATCCTGGGCCTCATAGGCACCAACGGGGCAGGGAAGTCGACGCTGATGGGGGTGCTGGCCGGCGCGCAAACGCACCACGGTGGGCGCATTACCTTGGCGGGGGAGAAGTACTCGCCTGATAGTCCGGAAGCGGCACGTGCCTGCGGTGTGGGACTGATTCCCCAGAACTTCCGGCTCGATCCCCGGCTGACAGTGGCCGAGGCGATCTTCCGGGACACCTTCCAGGCGGGAAAACCGCACACTGCCCTCAGGGACCAAGCTGCTGCGTTGATCCAACATGCCGGGGTAGAAGTGGACCCTGACGCCAAGGTGGGTACGCTGATACGCGCCCACCAAGCGCTGGTGGAGATCCTCAGGATGATTGCCGAGGAGGCGCAGTTGGTGATCATGGACGAGGTGGCCGCCTCCCTGCCTGACCATGAGGTTGCCATTCTCCACCGGGTGCTCCGGATGCTGACCGCACAGGGCCGGGGCATCATCTACATCACCCACCGCTTGGACGAGATCCGCTCCATCGCGAACCGCATAGCCGTCCTGAGGAACGGAAAAGTCCACCGCATCCTGGAAGCCGGCACGACCGACGTCGACGAACTTGCCTTCCTGTTGCTCCAGCAGAAGCTGGATCCAGTGGAAAGACCCCGTGATAACGCCACAGGCCAGGAAGCGCTGCGCGTGACCAACCTGGGTGTGGGAAACGCCGTCAGGGGTGTCTCCTTTGCCGTCAGCAAAGGGGAGCTTTTTGGCCTGGCGGGTACACACCACTCAGGCGTATACCAGCTGGTGGAGGCCCTGGCAGGCATTCGGCCCAGCACCAGCGGCAGCTTCCACGTTCAGGGTCAGCCAGCCACGTTACGGAGCGTCCAGGACGCCTCGCGCTTGAAAATTGGCTTCTTGTCCGACGACGACTTACTGGACGAACACCTGAGTATCACCGAAGGAATCCAGGCCGCCGGACATCCCACCGGGACCTCCCTTCACGACGAAATCTCGAGGCTCCGCGAAGTGGTTGACGTGGTGCGCCGAATGCGGATCAATACAACCAACATCCACGGTTCCCTGGATACCCTGTCCGGTGGCGACCGGCAGAAGGTGCACTTGGCCAAGTGGATGTCCGCTGGATGCGATGTGCTGATCTTGAGCCACCCAAGCCGCGGGATCGATATTGGAGCCAGGGAGGTGGTCTACAGGATGCTGAAGGAACTCAGCCAGTTGGGGGTTGCCATCATTCTGTTGTCCGCGGACCTGTCCGAGCTGGTGGGGTGGTGCCACAGGATCGGAGTCATGAGGGACGGCGGGATGGTCACCATCGAGGCCAATGAGAACACCAACGAGGACGTGCTGGTGCACCACATGCTGGGGCGGAAGTTTGAAACGGAGGCCAGCGACGCACGGAGGTTGAAGGCTTAG
- a CDS encoding DUF3099 domain-containing protein, giving the protein MERDKSTVTPDSSPLQRVPGEPDAVSSDPEVHSITDAAGAHSEDMRQRMIKYAVAMGIRMVCIVMIFVVDGWFKVIAIAGAVFLPWFAVVIANGSDKAEIHSDSLLDDVAMPEIQGPSQPARTSANAAADESPVVLQGELVEDDDTMNQPAPSGDGASDAGGAGDERATR; this is encoded by the coding sequence TTGGAGCGTGATAAGTCAACTGTGACCCCAGACAGCAGTCCCTTGCAGCGAGTGCCCGGAGAACCGGACGCTGTTTCCAGTGACCCTGAAGTGCACAGCATCACAGATGCTGCCGGTGCCCATTCAGAGGACATGCGCCAACGCATGATCAAGTACGCGGTAGCCATGGGCATCCGCATGGTGTGCATTGTCATGATCTTCGTGGTGGACGGGTGGTTCAAAGTCATCGCGATCGCGGGGGCCGTTTTCCTGCCCTGGTTTGCGGTGGTCATCGCCAATGGGAGCGACAAGGCCGAAATCCACAGCGACTCTTTGCTGGACGACGTCGCAATGCCCGAAATCCAAGGTCCGTCCCAGCCCGCCCGGACTTCCGCGAATGCAGCAGCTGACGAGTCCCCCGTGGTGCTCCAGGGCGAACTCGTTGAGGACGACGACACCATGAACCAACCAGCTCCCTCCGGGGACGGTGCAAGCGATGCCGGCGGGGCCGGCGATGAACGGGCAACACGATGA
- a CDS encoding ABC transporter ATP-binding protein, with protein sequence MSDVLDLASVSVVRGKKTLLDKVDWQVSEGERWVILGPNGAGKTTLLQVASARLHPSSGKAGILDEVMGRVDVFELRPRIGLSSAALATQIPEHETVLNVVVTAAYGVTGRWREGYERDDERRAFGLLNDWGMGPLLNRTFATLSEGERKRVQIARALMTDPELLLLDEPAAGLDLGGREELVHKLGQLASDEASPAMVLVTHHLEEVPPGFTHAMLLRDGAVVAAGPITEVLTDEHLSDTFGLPLTITENAGRYTATARR encoded by the coding sequence ATGAGTGATGTTCTGGATTTGGCTTCCGTCAGCGTTGTCCGCGGTAAAAAGACCCTGCTGGACAAAGTTGACTGGCAGGTCAGCGAAGGGGAGCGCTGGGTCATTCTGGGACCCAATGGTGCGGGCAAGACCACCCTTCTTCAAGTTGCGTCGGCACGCCTGCACCCCAGCAGCGGCAAAGCCGGGATCCTGGACGAAGTCATGGGGCGGGTGGACGTCTTCGAACTGCGCCCGCGCATTGGCCTATCTTCCGCAGCCCTGGCCACCCAGATCCCTGAACACGAAACTGTGCTGAATGTAGTGGTCACTGCGGCCTACGGCGTCACCGGCAGGTGGCGCGAAGGCTACGAGCGTGACGATGAGCGCCGCGCCTTCGGACTTCTCAACGACTGGGGAATGGGACCACTCCTGAACCGCACGTTTGCCACCCTCTCGGAAGGTGAACGCAAGCGGGTGCAGATTGCCCGTGCCCTCATGACTGATCCCGAACTGCTGCTGCTGGACGAGCCTGCCGCAGGCCTTGACCTCGGGGGACGCGAGGAGTTGGTCCACAAGCTGGGCCAGTTGGCCAGCGATGAAGCGTCTCCCGCCATGGTCCTGGTGACCCACCACCTTGAGGAAGTTCCGCCGGGCTTCACCCACGCGATGTTGCTCCGCGACGGAGCAGTTGTGGCCGCGGGACCCATCACCGAGGTCCTCACGGACGAACACCTCAGCGATACTTTCGGCCTTCCGCTCACCATCACGGAAAATGCAGGCCGCTACACGGCCACTGCGCGTCGCTAA
- the serB gene encoding phosphoserine phosphatase SerB, whose translation MIPHAAAVSYGLNLSPENLDAVRAALTGAGATVTSESDDGNGHFQVHTAEVSTPQDLQRVRRQVAEAAVTDVDTAIVPAALRQAGRKFLIMDVDSTLIQQEVIELLAAHAGKREEVAAVTEAAMRGELDFAQSLHARVAVLAGLPAAVVESVRHEVRLSLGAAELVAAFKDAGHVVAVVSGGFNQILAPIADELGLDYWMANELEIFDGHLTGKVLGDVVDRAAKEKYLRAWSEAERIDLQHTIAVGDGANDLDMLGAAGLGIAFNAKPAVREAADAAINIPYLNVVRYIAGV comes from the coding sequence ATGATCCCTCACGCGGCCGCGGTTAGTTACGGCCTGAATCTGTCCCCGGAGAATCTCGACGCAGTCCGCGCAGCGCTTACCGGCGCCGGCGCAACGGTGACTTCCGAATCAGACGATGGAAACGGCCACTTCCAGGTCCACACCGCCGAGGTGAGCACCCCCCAGGACCTGCAGCGGGTGCGCCGTCAGGTTGCGGAAGCGGCAGTCACCGATGTCGATACGGCGATCGTCCCCGCAGCATTGCGCCAGGCGGGACGCAAGTTCCTGATCATGGACGTGGACTCCACCCTGATCCAGCAGGAAGTGATTGAACTTCTGGCGGCCCATGCAGGAAAACGCGAAGAGGTCGCAGCTGTCACTGAAGCGGCCATGCGGGGTGAGCTGGATTTCGCCCAGAGCCTCCACGCCCGGGTTGCCGTCCTGGCAGGGTTGCCGGCCGCCGTCGTCGAGTCCGTACGCCACGAGGTTCGCCTGAGCCTTGGGGCGGCAGAGCTGGTGGCCGCCTTCAAGGATGCAGGCCACGTAGTGGCTGTGGTGTCCGGTGGGTTCAATCAAATTCTGGCACCCATCGCAGATGAGCTGGGGCTGGATTACTGGATGGCCAATGAACTGGAAATTTTTGATGGCCATCTGACCGGCAAGGTCCTTGGCGACGTCGTTGACCGGGCAGCGAAGGAAAAATATCTTCGTGCGTGGTCGGAGGCCGAGAGGATCGACCTTCAGCACACCATCGCGGTGGGCGATGGCGCGAACGATCTTGACATGCTGGGCGCAGCAGGGCTGGGTATCGCATTCAACGCCAAACCTGCTGTCCGCGAGGCGGCCGATGCCGCCATCAACATCCCCTACCTGAATGTGGTGCGGTACATCGCTGGTGTTTAG
- a CDS encoding beta-ketoacyl-ACP reductase — MSETPAARSVLITGGNRGIGLAIARSFLANGDKVAVTYRSESELPEGILGVKADVTDEASVDTAFKTVEDAHGPVEVLVANAGITKDTLLLRMSEDDFTSVLDTNLTGAFRVIKRASKGMIRLRKGRVVLISSVSGLYGAPGQINYSASKAGMVGIARSLTRELGSRGITANVVAPGFINTDMTAELPEETQKSYLANVPAGRFAEASEVADVVRWIASDEAAYISGAVIPVDGGLGMGH, encoded by the coding sequence ATGTCCGAAACACCTGCCGCACGCAGCGTTCTCATCACCGGCGGCAACCGAGGCATCGGCCTGGCCATAGCGCGATCCTTTCTTGCCAACGGAGACAAGGTTGCTGTCACCTACCGCAGTGAATCAGAACTGCCTGAAGGAATTCTGGGCGTCAAAGCCGATGTCACTGATGAGGCGTCAGTAGATACCGCATTCAAGACTGTCGAGGACGCTCATGGCCCGGTTGAAGTGCTGGTGGCCAATGCCGGCATCACCAAGGACACACTGTTGTTGCGCATGAGCGAGGACGACTTCACCTCTGTCCTGGACACCAATCTCACGGGCGCTTTCCGGGTCATCAAGCGTGCGTCCAAAGGCATGATCCGCTTGCGGAAGGGCCGTGTTGTCCTGATCTCCTCCGTTTCGGGCCTTTACGGTGCCCCCGGACAGATCAACTACTCTGCATCCAAGGCAGGCATGGTGGGCATTGCCCGCTCCCTCACCCGGGAACTGGGCAGCAGGGGCATCACCGCGAACGTTGTTGCTCCGGGCTTCATCAACACGGACATGACCGCCGAATTGCCGGAGGAAACCCAGAAGTCCTACTTGGCCAACGTCCCCGCGGGCCGCTTCGCTGAAGCGTCCGAGGTTGCTGACGTAGTCCGCTGGATCGCCAGTGACGAAGCCGCCTACATTTCCGGCGCCGTGATCCCGGTGGACGGCGGCCTGGGGATGGGCCACTAA
- a CDS encoding ABC-F family ATP-binding cassette domain-containing protein gives MITVQDLELRAGARLLMDQVNFRVDKGDKIGLVGRNGAGKTTLTRVLAGEGLPAAGKVTRSGEIGYLPQDPRTPDMEQLARDRILSARGLDVVVGKLKKAHEDMASDDASVQRKAMNRYDRLEAEFLSGGGYAAEAEAAAISSNLALPERLLNQPLKTLSGGQRRRVELARILYSDAETLLLDEPTNHLDADSITWLRDFLKNHQGGLIVISHDTELLEATVNKVYLLDANRAQIDYYNMDWKRYLSQRETDERARKRERANAEKKAQVLIDQANKMRAKATKAVAAQNMAKRAERLLSGLEAVRENDRVAALRFPDPSPCGKTPLTAEGLSKSYGSLEIFTDVDLAIDRGSKVVILGLNGAGKTTLLRMLAGVDKPDTGDIIPGHGLKVGYYAQEHETLDVDRTVLENMRSSAPDMKDAEVRGILGSFLFSGDDVDKPAGVLSGGEKTRLALATIVASSANVLLLDEPTNNLDPASRAEILGALKNYSGAVVMVSHDEGAVSALNPERVVLLPDGVEDHWNEDYLDLITLA, from the coding sequence TTGATTACCGTCCAGGACCTCGAACTACGCGCCGGCGCACGCCTGCTCATGGACCAGGTAAATTTCCGGGTGGACAAAGGGGACAAGATTGGGTTGGTGGGCCGCAACGGTGCCGGTAAGACCACCCTCACCCGCGTTCTGGCCGGAGAGGGACTTCCCGCCGCCGGCAAAGTGACTCGCAGCGGAGAAATCGGCTACCTGCCCCAAGACCCGCGTACCCCGGACATGGAGCAGCTGGCCCGGGACAGGATTCTTTCTGCCCGCGGCCTGGACGTCGTGGTGGGGAAGCTCAAGAAGGCGCACGAGGACATGGCCAGCGATGACGCTTCCGTCCAGCGCAAGGCCATGAATCGGTACGACCGGTTGGAGGCCGAGTTCCTCTCCGGCGGCGGATACGCAGCCGAGGCGGAAGCCGCGGCTATCTCCTCCAACCTGGCACTGCCGGAGCGGCTCCTGAACCAGCCGCTGAAGACACTTTCGGGCGGTCAGCGACGACGCGTGGAACTTGCCCGCATCCTGTACTCCGATGCCGAGACGCTCCTCCTTGACGAACCCACCAACCACTTGGACGCTGATTCCATCACCTGGCTCCGGGACTTCCTCAAGAACCACCAGGGTGGACTGATTGTGATCAGCCACGACACCGAACTGCTTGAGGCCACCGTCAACAAGGTGTACCTCCTCGACGCAAACCGCGCCCAGATCGATTACTACAACATGGACTGGAAGCGCTACCTCTCGCAGCGCGAAACCGATGAGCGTGCACGCAAGCGCGAACGCGCGAACGCGGAAAAGAAGGCCCAGGTCCTGATCGACCAGGCGAACAAGATGCGCGCCAAGGCCACCAAGGCCGTGGCTGCCCAGAATATGGCCAAGCGGGCCGAGCGGTTGCTGAGTGGACTCGAAGCTGTTCGTGAGAATGATCGCGTAGCAGCCCTGCGCTTCCCGGATCCGTCCCCTTGCGGCAAGACACCGTTGACGGCCGAGGGTTTGAGCAAGTCTTACGGTTCGTTGGAAATCTTCACCGATGTGGACCTGGCCATCGACCGCGGCTCCAAGGTGGTCATCCTGGGGCTCAACGGTGCCGGCAAAACCACCCTTCTCCGGATGCTTGCGGGCGTGGACAAGCCCGATACCGGGGATATCATTCCGGGGCACGGCCTCAAGGTGGGCTACTACGCACAGGAGCACGAAACGCTTGACGTGGACCGGACGGTCCTGGAGAACATGCGCTCATCGGCTCCCGACATGAAGGATGCCGAGGTCCGCGGGATCCTTGGCTCGTTCCTGTTCTCCGGTGACGATGTGGACAAGCCGGCGGGCGTCCTGTCCGGTGGCGAGAAGACACGTCTGGCACTTGCCACGATCGTGGCTTCCAGCGCCAACGTCCTTCTCCTTGACGAGCCCACCAACAACTTGGACCCCGCCAGCCGCGCGGAAATCCTCGGCGCCCTCAAGAACTACAGTGGCGCCGTCGTCATGGTCAGCCACGACGAAGGTGCGGTGTCAGCACTGAACCCCGAACGCGTAGTGCTGCTTCCGGACGGCGTTGAGGACCACTGGAACGAAGACTACCTGGACCTGATCACGCTCGCCTGA